A stretch of Henckelia pumila isolate YLH828 chromosome 4, ASM3356847v2, whole genome shotgun sequence DNA encodes these proteins:
- the LOC140866087 gene encoding equilibrative nucleotide transporter 3-like, translating into MAPPDVEQGAAFNLKGKYAAIVVCWFLGNGCLFAWNSMLTIEDYYVYLFPRYHSSRVLTLVYQPFALGTLAILAYHEAKVNTRIRNIFGYAAFFVSTLLVLVLDLATSGRGGIGTFVGVCAISAAFGVADAHVQGGMIGDLSFMQPEFIQSFLAGLAASGALTSALRLITKAAFEDSKNGLRKGAIMFFAISTFFELLCLLLYTFVFPKLPIVKYYRSKAASEGSKTVSADLAAGGVERQPGQADQNGAKDLERLSNKELLSRNMDYAFDLFFIYALTLSIFPGFISEDTGSHSLGGWYALVLIAMYNVWDLIGRYVPLIECIKLKSRKGLVMAVMARLLLVPAFYFTAKYGDQGWMIMLTSILGLSNGYLTVCVLTSAPEGYKGPEQNALGNILVVFLIGGIFAGVTLDWLWLIGKGW; encoded by the exons ATGGCACCTCCCGATGTAGAACAAGGGGCGGCATTTAATCTTAAG GGGAAGTATGCTGCAATTGTAGTATGTTGGTTTCTTGGCAATGGATGCCTCTTTGCTTGGAACAGCATGTTGACAATCGAGGACTACTATGTTTACTTGTTCCCG CGATACCACTCCTCAAGAGTGCTTACACTTGTGTACCAACCATTTGCGCTTGGAACGCTTGCAATCCTGGCGTATCACGAGGCAAAAGTCAATACAAGAATACGGAATATATTCGGATACGCTGCTTTCTTCGTAAGCACACTTTTGGTGCTCGTT CTAGATTTAGCCACATCAGGACGAGGCGGGATAGGGACATTCGTCGGTGTATGTGCAATAAGTGCGGCTTTTGGAGTTGCAGATGCTCATGTTCAGGGTGGAATGATTGGAGATCTCTCCTTTATGCAGCCTGAGTTTATTCAG TCATTTCTAGCTGGATTGGCTGCCTCGGGGGCTCTTACATCTGCTCTGAGATTGATCACCAAAGCAGCATTCGAGGATTCCAAAAATGGTCTACGGAAAGGAGCAA TTATGTTCTTTGCTATTTCGACATTTTTCGAACTGCTCTGCCTCCTACTTTACACCTTCGTTTTCCCAAAGCTTCCGATTGTGAAATACTATCGCTCCAAAGCAGCATCAGAGGGATCAAAAACTGTGTCTGCTGATCTTGCTGCTGGAGGAGTCGAGCGGCAACCGGGACAA GCTGATCAAAATGGAGCAAAAGATTTGGAGCGACTGAGCAACAAAGAACTACTATCCCGCAATATGGATTATGCATTCGATTTGTTTTTCATATACGCCCTCACCCTATCGATCTTCCCTGGATTCATATCCGAGGACACCGGATCACATAGCTTGGGCGGATG GTATGCGCTTGTTCTCATTGCCATGTACAACGTTTGGGACTTGATAGGGCGTTACGTGCCACTGATAGAGTGTATCAAGCTCAAGTCTCGAAAAGGGCTCGTGATGGCAGTAATGGCTCGGTTGCTACTCGTTCCCGCGTTCTACTTCACTGCCAAGTACGGTGATCAAGGATGGATGATAATGCTTACATCCATCTTGGGGCTAAGTAACGGTTATCTAACCGTTTGCGTGCTCACCTCCGCCCCAGAAGGCTACAAG GGGCCGGAGCAAAACGCCTTGGGGAACATACTGGTGGTGTTTCTTATTGGAGGTATATTCGCCGGAGTAACACTGGATTGGTTATGGCTGATAGGGAAAGGTTGGTGA